A genomic segment from Janibacter sp. DB-40 encodes:
- a CDS encoding EcsC family protein, translating to MGFITDTFGRGRGKHASRDTRSALEQAQDPQASSGTVVTLVQNLLDVGIDGRGPFDSAVSAAETALLRAGGNAERAIDDIVGRHVKLAGAHGFVTNLGGFTTMLVALPANVLGFYVLATRMAAAVAHVRGHDLQRPEVRSAVLLSLVGADAQDLLAKAGMVAPGGRLATFATQRLSGPALMVVNKAVGFRILSQAGKGVFARFGRAVPVVGGAVGAGLDVWLLNELADHVREEFAAGTAPGVEGPTT from the coding sequence ATGGGCTTCATCACGGACACGTTCGGCCGCGGCCGGGGCAAGCACGCGTCCAGGGACACGCGATCCGCCCTCGAGCAGGCCCAGGACCCGCAGGCCTCGTCGGGGACGGTCGTCACGCTCGTGCAGAACCTGCTCGACGTCGGCATCGACGGTCGCGGTCCCTTCGACTCCGCCGTCTCGGCGGCGGAGACCGCGCTCCTCCGGGCCGGCGGCAATGCCGAGAGGGCCATCGACGACATCGTCGGCAGGCACGTCAAGCTCGCCGGCGCCCACGGCTTCGTGACCAACCTCGGCGGCTTCACGACGATGCTCGTCGCGCTCCCCGCCAATGTCCTCGGCTTCTACGTCCTCGCCACGCGCATGGCCGCCGCGGTCGCCCACGTGCGCGGCCACGACCTGCAGCGGCCGGAGGTGCGCTCCGCCGTGCTGCTCAGCCTCGTCGGCGCCGACGCCCAGGACCTGCTGGCCAAGGCCGGGATGGTCGCCCCGGGCGGTCGCCTTGCGACCTTCGCGACGCAGCGACTGTCCGGACCGGCCCTGATGGTGGTCAACAAGGCCGTCGGCTTCCGCATCCTCAGCCAGGCGGGGAAGGGGGTCTTCGCCCGATTCGGCAGGGCGGTCCCGGTCGTCGGGGGCGCCGTCGGCGCGGGCCTGGACGTGTGGCTGCTCAACGAGCTGGCCGACCACGTGCGTGAGGAGTTCGCCGCCGGGACCGCTCCGGGCGTCGAGGGTCCCACCACCTGA
- a CDS encoding DUF1232 domain-containing protein: MPVGPSTYRAARLAHAMREASTAPGAPGLWARVRAVPRMVRAVRSGQYTGLTSTRLLMLLAGVGYVVSPVDFVPEGLLLALGLVDDLLVIGWVATALMRETGDFIAWERGAAAPWAPGQDGPEGRTVPSHVVPD, translated from the coding sequence ATGCCCGTCGGCCCCAGCACGTACCGAGCCGCCCGCCTCGCCCACGCGATGCGCGAGGCATCGACGGCCCCCGGCGCGCCGGGCCTGTGGGCCCGGGTGCGCGCCGTCCCGCGCATGGTCCGGGCCGTGCGCTCCGGGCAGTACACGGGCCTGACGTCGACGCGGCTGCTGATGCTGCTCGCCGGGGTCGGGTATGTCGTCTCCCCGGTCGACTTCGTCCCCGAGGGACTCCTCCTCGCGCTCGGGCTCGTGGACGACCTCCTCGTCATCGGGTGGGTCGCCACCGCGCTCATGCGCGAGACGGGGGACTTCATCGCGTGGGAGCGCGGCGCGGCCGCGCCGTGGGCGCCTGGTCAGGACGGCCCCGAGGGGCGGACGGTGCCCTCCCACGTCGTGCCGGACTGA
- a CDS encoding DUF4192 domain-containing protein encodes MTTTVRPRNPAELAVVLPYQLGYHPGPSVVVTVLHGKRLGLVQRHDLLTDPGDCRAAAGQAMAIAARETATAVMVIAHEDLAGDSAPLSEAMIEAATAEGISVHERVVVRDGRWFAPDCVQGCCPEEGQPLPRPEDVPAVAAFVQAGVAPLPSRAAIVEGVLPGRDEERARSVGLHLASLGSGSSTRTFGGGPTVPPASWLDRGEDVLAWWTLLLDPRPQAMAVTLLSDEALAWVATSLRDVVWRDALMGVLCPGAMPMAESCGTPAAAAALAAQWCPWVPDADVVDDVAAGLDEGRARASGDVSPERWHEEVLLVRSRLVELTRLLPPEATPPVLTLVAHLAWWVGDGTVAGICLERALEIDPDHRLAELMLRLLSAGVRPWASASPDGASGAAA; translated from the coding sequence ATGACAACGACAGTCCGCCCCCGCAATCCCGCCGAGCTCGCCGTGGTGCTCCCGTACCAGCTCGGCTACCACCCCGGCCCCTCCGTCGTCGTGACCGTCCTGCACGGCAAGCGCCTCGGGCTCGTCCAGCGCCACGACCTGCTCACCGATCCCGGGGACTGCCGCGCTGCCGCCGGGCAGGCGATGGCGATCGCGGCCCGTGAGACGGCGACGGCGGTGATGGTCATCGCGCACGAGGACCTCGCAGGTGACTCCGCACCCCTGTCCGAGGCGATGATCGAGGCCGCGACGGCCGAGGGGATCAGCGTCCACGAGCGAGTCGTGGTGCGCGACGGGCGGTGGTTCGCACCCGACTGCGTCCAGGGATGCTGCCCCGAGGAGGGACAGCCCCTGCCCCGGCCGGAGGACGTGCCCGCCGTCGCGGCCTTCGTGCAGGCCGGCGTCGCGCCCCTGCCGAGCCGTGCGGCCATCGTCGAGGGAGTGCTTCCGGGGCGGGACGAGGAGCGCGCGCGCTCCGTGGGCCTGCACCTGGCATCCCTCGGGTCGGGGAGCAGCACGCGCACCTTCGGTGGTGGCCCCACCGTCCCGCCTGCCTCCTGGCTGGACCGTGGGGAGGACGTCCTCGCGTGGTGGACACTGCTCCTCGACCCGCGCCCGCAGGCCATGGCCGTCACGCTCCTCAGCGACGAGGCGCTCGCCTGGGTGGCGACCTCGCTCCGGGACGTCGTCTGGCGCGACGCCCTCATGGGCGTCCTCTGCCCGGGGGCCATGCCGATGGCCGAGAGCTGCGGCACCCCGGCCGCCGCGGCGGCGCTCGCGGCCCAGTGGTGCCCGTGGGTGCCCGACGCCGACGTCGTCGACGACGTCGCGGCAGGGCTCGACGAGGGGCGCGCGCGTGCGTCGGGCGACGTCTCTCCCGAGCGGTGGCACGAGGAGGTGCTGCTCGTGCGCTCACGCCTGGTCGAGCTGACCCGGCTGCTGCCGCCCGAGGCGACGCCGCCGGTCCTCACCCTCGTCGCCCACCTCGCCTGGTGGGTCGGGGACGGCACGGTCGCCGGCATCTGCCTGGAGCGGGCCCTGGAGATCGATCCCGACCACCGCCTGGCCGAGCTGATGCTGCGATTGCTCTCCGCGGGGGTCCGGCCCTGGGCAAGCGCCTCGCCGGACGGGGCCTCGGGGGCGGCTGCCTGA
- a CDS encoding homoserine O-acetyltransferase: MSVTTRPPTTAGSWRDGDHPGRRKFVTIGDLDLESGDRLPDVVLAYETWGELNANRDNAILVEHALTGDSHVVGPAGPGHPTAGWWPDLIGSGAPLDSDEYFVVAINVLGGCQGSTGPGARCADGRPWGSRFPRVTIRDQVAAEARLADELGISTWQSVIGGSMGGMRTLEWVASFPDRVATAVALATSGYATAEQIGWSQAQILAIRNDPWFAGGDYYGNPEGPEAGLGIARRIAHITYRSEPELHLRFDREVQDEPVGPNGRPRYTIESYLDHHGGKLAGRFDANSYAVLSEAMNSHDIARGRGGLREALAPFAGRLVVVPVDSDRLYPPRLSEELVEAKPGAELVTISSLVGHDGFLTEGDQVADVLRSVVVPRPR, encoded by the coding sequence ATGAGCGTGACCACCAGGCCCCCCACGACTGCGGGTTCCTGGCGCGACGGAGACCACCCCGGCCGCCGGAAGTTCGTCACCATCGGTGACCTCGATCTCGAGTCCGGCGACCGGCTGCCCGACGTGGTCCTCGCCTACGAGACGTGGGGTGAGCTCAACGCCAACCGTGACAACGCGATCCTCGTCGAGCACGCGCTCACCGGGGACAGCCACGTCGTCGGCCCGGCCGGTCCCGGCCACCCGACCGCGGGCTGGTGGCCCGACCTCATCGGTTCCGGCGCACCGCTGGACAGCGACGAGTACTTCGTCGTCGCCATCAACGTCCTCGGCGGGTGCCAGGGCAGCACGGGCCCCGGCGCCAGGTGCGCCGACGGACGTCCGTGGGGGAGCCGGTTCCCCCGGGTGACGATCCGGGACCAGGTGGCCGCGGAGGCGCGCCTGGCCGACGAGCTGGGCATCAGCACGTGGCAGTCCGTCATCGGTGGGTCCATGGGCGGCATGCGCACCCTCGAGTGGGTCGCGAGCTTCCCCGACCGTGTCGCCACCGCAGTGGCGCTCGCGACGAGCGGCTACGCCACCGCCGAGCAGATCGGGTGGAGCCAGGCACAGATCCTCGCCATCCGCAACGACCCGTGGTTCGCCGGCGGCGACTACTACGGCAACCCCGAGGGTCCCGAGGCGGGTCTGGGGATCGCCCGGCGCATCGCGCACATCACCTACCGCAGCGAGCCCGAGCTGCACCTGCGCTTCGACCGCGAGGTCCAGGACGAGCCGGTCGGGCCCAACGGTCGACCGCGGTACACCATCGAGAGCTACCTCGACCACCACGGCGGCAAGCTCGCCGGCCGCTTCGACGCCAACTCCTACGCGGTGCTGTCGGAGGCGATGAACTCCCACGACATCGCTCGTGGGCGAGGTGGCCTGCGCGAGGCCCTCGCCCCCTTCGCCGGTCGTCTCGTCGTGGTCCCGGTCGACTCCGACCGGCTCTACCCGCCGCGGTTGTCCGAGGAGCTCGTCGAGGCCAAGCCGGGTGCCGAGCTGGTGACGATCAGCTCCCTCGTCGGCCACGACGGATTCCTCACGGAGGGCGACCAGGTCGCCGACGTGCTGCGCTCGGTCGTGGTCCCGCGACCCCGGTGA
- a CDS encoding universal stress protein, whose protein sequence is MIVVGYVSTKEGEAALERAFEECKLRDEQLTVIHSDRGGAGLSGDAARKNDSDLRRVASRLEDAGVKGDVRGLVRGKEPAEDLIAVAEETDASLIVIGLRRRTPVGKLILGSNAQRVLLDAPCDVLAVKATG, encoded by the coding sequence ATGATCGTCGTGGGGTACGTGTCGACCAAGGAAGGCGAGGCCGCGCTGGAGCGGGCCTTCGAGGAGTGCAAGCTGCGCGACGAGCAGCTGACCGTCATCCACTCCGACCGTGGCGGTGCCGGCCTCAGCGGTGACGCCGCCCGCAAGAACGACAGCGACCTGCGCCGGGTGGCGTCCCGTCTCGAGGACGCCGGCGTCAAGGGTGATGTCCGTGGGCTCGTGCGTGGCAAGGAGCCGGCCGAGGACCTCATCGCCGTCGCGGAGGAGACCGATGCCTCGCTGATCGTCATCGGGCTGCGTCGCCGCACCCCGGTCGGCAAGCTGATCCTCGGGTCCAATGCGCAGCGGGTCCTGCTCGACGCGCCCTGCGACGTGCTCGCGGTCAAGGCGACCGGCTGA
- a CDS encoding RNA polymerase sigma factor yields MSPRSDGAQGSLPKEFSHSALQELVRQGRTAGLVTPDQLQVAFSEAKISPSRGKAVLRALDDQGIEVQVPKSIAAKKTAKKAPAKKAAAAKTSETSEKKTTPAKKTTKSTAKKSAAKSTAATAEVTEAPEAPEAPEKKTAPKKTATKKTAAKKTTAKKTTAKKTAATKTSAAAAAAPAKKVAPAKQAAAKKAAAKSAAANPTTTTAEEPEEGEDEVLGEDPKDKSKRDQEADEKGGFVISNDDEGDAPAQQVVTAGATADPVKDYLKQIGKVALLNAEQEVELAKRIEAGLFAEEKLATAEKIDMKFKRELWWIAQDGKNAKNHLLEANLRLVVSLAKRYTGRGMLFLDLIQEGNLGLIRAVEKFDYTKGYKFSTYATWWIRQAITRAMADQARTIRIPVHMVEVINKLARVQRQMLQDLGREPTPEELAKELDMTPEKVVEVQKYGREPISLHTPLGEDGDSEFGDLIEDSEAVVPADAVSFTLLQEQLHSVLDTLSEREAGVVSMRFGLTDGQPKTLDEIGKVYGVTRERIRQIESKTMSKLRHPSRSQVLRDYLD; encoded by the coding sequence GTGTCCCCACGGTCCGACGGGGCGCAGGGCTCCCTCCCCAAGGAGTTCTCGCACTCAGCGCTCCAGGAGCTGGTGCGCCAAGGACGTACGGCAGGACTGGTCACGCCAGACCAGCTGCAGGTTGCATTCAGCGAAGCCAAGATCAGCCCCAGCCGGGGAAAGGCCGTCTTGCGTGCGCTCGACGACCAGGGAATTGAGGTTCAGGTGCCAAAGTCCATAGCCGCGAAGAAGACGGCCAAGAAGGCCCCCGCGAAGAAGGCCGCGGCTGCCAAGACGTCGGAGACGTCGGAGAAGAAGACCACTCCGGCGAAGAAGACCACGAAGTCCACGGCCAAGAAGTCCGCCGCGAAGTCCACCGCTGCGACGGCGGAGGTCACCGAGGCGCCGGAGGCTCCGGAGGCTCCGGAGAAGAAGACGGCGCCGAAGAAGACTGCGACGAAGAAGACCGCCGCGAAGAAGACGACGGCGAAGAAGACGACGGCGAAGAAGACGGCCGCCACCAAGACGAGCGCGGCCGCCGCTGCCGCGCCGGCGAAGAAGGTCGCACCCGCCAAGCAGGCCGCCGCGAAGAAGGCCGCGGCCAAGAGCGCCGCCGCCAACCCGACGACGACCACGGCCGAGGAGCCCGAGGAGGGCGAGGACGAGGTCCTGGGTGAGGACCCCAAGGACAAGTCCAAGAGGGACCAGGAGGCCGACGAGAAGGGCGGCTTCGTCATCAGCAACGATGACGAAGGCGATGCCCCTGCACAGCAGGTCGTCACCGCCGGGGCCACCGCCGACCCGGTCAAGGACTACCTGAAGCAGATCGGCAAGGTCGCCCTCCTCAACGCCGAGCAGGAGGTCGAGCTCGCCAAGCGGATCGAGGCCGGTCTCTTCGCGGAGGAGAAGCTGGCCACCGCCGAGAAGATCGACATGAAGTTCAAGCGCGAGCTGTGGTGGATCGCCCAGGACGGCAAGAACGCGAAGAACCACCTCCTCGAGGCCAACCTGCGTCTCGTCGTCTCGCTCGCCAAGCGCTACACCGGCCGCGGCATGCTCTTCCTCGACCTCATCCAGGAGGGCAACCTCGGGCTGATCCGTGCGGTCGAGAAGTTCGACTACACGAAGGGCTACAAGTTCTCCACGTACGCGACGTGGTGGATCCGCCAGGCCATCACGCGCGCGATGGCCGACCAGGCCCGCACCATCCGCATTCCGGTGCACATGGTCGAGGTCATCAACAAGCTCGCCCGCGTGCAGCGCCAGATGCTGCAGGACCTGGGCCGCGAGCCCACCCCGGAGGAGCTGGCCAAGGAGCTGGACATGACCCCGGAGAAGGTCGTCGAGGTCCAGAAGTACGGCCGCGAGCCGATCTCGCTGCACACGCCGCTCGGTGAGGACGGCGACTCCGAGTTCGGTGACCTCATCGAGGACTCCGAGGCGGTCGTGCCGGCCGACGCGGTCAGCTTCACCCTCCTGCAGGAGCAGCTGCACAGCGTCCTGGACACCCTCAGCGAGCGGGAGGCCGGCGTGGTCTCGATGCGCTTCGGCCTGACCGACGGCCAGCCGAAGACCCTCGACGAGATCGGCAAGGTCTACGGGGTCACCCGCGAGCGCATCCGCCAGATCGAGTCGAAGACGATGAGCAAGCTGCGGCACCCCAGCCGCTCCCAGGTCCTGCGCGACTACCTGGACTGA
- a CDS encoding sulfite exporter TauE/SafE family protein, with protein sequence MTATLVLTLLFSVLIGLSLGLLGGGGSILTVPILTYVAGLPPKEAIAASLFVVGVTSAVSAVNHARNQRVKWRTGLVFGAAGMAGAFGGGLLGGHVSGTLLMIAFALMMLATSVAMIRGRKNQAVQPHDRELPVMKVILEGLVVGLVTGLVGAGGGFLVVPALALMGGLAMPVAVGTSLVVIAMKSFAGLAGYLTTVTLEWGLIGAVTTAAVVGSFLGARLAGRIPEAALRKGFGIFVMVMGVFVLVQELPATAGLVVGIGAGVLAAGSAVCWFTVPRCPLRAASTA encoded by the coding sequence ATGACCGCCACTCTTGTATTGACTTTGTTGTTCTCCGTGCTCATCGGGCTCTCGCTCGGTCTGCTCGGTGGCGGCGGGTCCATCCTGACCGTGCCGATCCTGACCTATGTGGCAGGGCTCCCGCCCAAGGAGGCGATCGCGGCCTCCCTGTTCGTGGTCGGAGTCACCTCGGCCGTCAGTGCCGTCAATCACGCCCGCAACCAGCGAGTGAAGTGGCGCACCGGGCTGGTCTTCGGCGCCGCCGGTATGGCCGGGGCCTTCGGTGGCGGCCTGCTTGGTGGCCACGTTTCCGGCACGCTGCTGATGATCGCCTTCGCGCTGATGATGCTCGCCACCTCCGTGGCGATGATCCGCGGCCGCAAGAACCAGGCTGTCCAGCCCCACGATCGGGAGCTGCCGGTGATGAAGGTGATTCTCGAGGGCCTCGTCGTGGGCCTCGTGACCGGTCTGGTCGGGGCCGGTGGTGGCTTCCTGGTCGTCCCGGCCCTGGCCCTGATGGGCGGGCTGGCCATGCCCGTGGCCGTGGGTACCTCCTTGGTGGTCATCGCCATGAAGTCGTTCGCGGGCCTGGCCGGCTACCTCACCACGGTCACCCTGGAGTGGGGGCTGATCGGCGCGGTGACGACCGCGGCCGTCGTCGGGTCGTTCCTCGGGGCGCGGTTGGCCGGGCGGATCCCGGAGGCGGCGTTGCGCAAGGGCTTCGGGATCTTCGTGATGGTGATGGGCGTGTTCGTCCTCGTCCAGGAGCTGCCCGCCACGGCCGGACTTGTCGTCGGGATCGGTGCCGGCGTCCTTGCTGCTGGTTCCGCGGTCTGCTGGTTCACCGTGCCGCGGTGCCCGCTGCGGGCGGCGTCCACCGCCTGA